The DNA region GTTCGAGTGTCTGGTGCCGTGTCACAGGCAGTGTTCGCCAAGGCTCTTCGAAAGCTACATTGAGATAAGGGAGCTGGTTCTAATGGCATTGCGACCGAGGATCTAGGATTGTTGGTCGTCAGTGGCGCCGCCTGTTTTTCGAAGTCCTCTCGTTATTGGTCAACTCCCGAATAGGGCTATGACAACGAAACAATCTCGGCCTCCCAACGGGAGGCCTCTTTTCGCTACAGCGCGCGAAACCGCCGTCAAAAGGACAAGAAGCATTGAAACCTGCTGACCGATAGCGTCAATATTCCTCGCAAAGAACGGCTATAGTGCCGAGGAGGCACACTCATGATCCGATCGAGTCGCTGGCAGGCCCTGAGCGTTGCGGTGGGGGTGGCCGCATTGTGCCTTGCTCCCGTGACAAACGCCGAGCGCCTCTTTTGGAACAGCGAGACGGCCGATGCGGACCAGAGTCCGGCGGGATGTCGGGCTGACTGCGCCATTGGAAAGCAATCGATGGTGACGTTGTCGGGAGTTGATACCACCAAGACCGGCAGGTGGGTAGTCCGCGATAGCCGAGGGCGGTACGTCGCCGTATCGGACGATTTTCGACAGCTCTTGATTTTCGAGGGCACTGGAAAGCTGCTGGCTTCGCCCCGTCCCAGCGTTGGACGCATCGTGAGTCTCTTCGTTGACTCTGCGGGTGCTGTGCACGCCTATGACTCGAAGGCAGGTTCACTGTTGGCGTTTGATTCCAGCTATCGAGTAACGACGCGGACGACACTGCCTCATCCTCCAGCCCTGTCGCTGGGCGAAGGCAGGTTCCTGGTGGAGGGCCAAATTGACAAACCGGGCATGGTGGGGCATCCCCTACACGTCATGTCGAAAGACGGCAGCATCGCGAGATCATTTGGCGCGGACGCGGGCCCTTTTCGTCCGACGGACACCCTCAAGAACTCGCGGGCCGTTTGCCTCAATCCAGACGGCACTATCTGGAGCATTGCATCGGGTGGCCGGTTGCTCGAACGTTGGGACACCTCGACTGGCCGCCGCCTCGCTCAGGTCACCGTCAAGTCGACATGGTTTCGCGAGTCCAGCACTGCGTTTAACGGCCTGGCTGCGAATCCGTTCGTCGTCGCGATTTGGGCAGAAGGGGATCTCGTCTGGATCCTGTATAAGGCCCCGGATCCGAAGTGGATTCCGAGGCGGATCCCCGAAAGCGAGTGGCTTAAGGCGACGGCACGCGCGCGCTGAAATCGACGACCGTCGTTCCGATTGGGTCCTGGAGGCTGTTCGCAGCGACACGGGAAGCGTCGTCGCCCTGAGGAGGTTCGACCGCCAGCTTCTGAGACAAGAAGGCTCCGTCGCCATCACAAGCGATGTCGCATCAGCCAATCCCTCGGGAGGACTTGAGCTATGGACACCAACCCTGGTGAAGAAGAAGTAGTCCAATGATCGACTCGTTCCCTGAAGACGTGCGCGCCGCCGTTCGGGCCCTATGGAGGCGTCCAGCTACGAGCCACTGGTCTCTCCTGGGGCTCGCAGGTGCCATCGCTACCTCAACGGCGACCATGACGGTGGCCAGCATCGTTCTCCTACGGCCACTGCCATTTCCAGACGCGGACAGCCTCGTCTACATCAATTCAGTGGCGAGGATGCTTCTCCCATCCGACCACGACCGACCGGAGTGTCCTGGGCGACTTGGCAGGCGCTGCGGGACCTTCCGGCATTTCAAGATGTCGGCGCGTGGACGCGAGAAAGCGTCGTCCTCGATCGACCCAGCCGCGCGATCGTTGAAACGTGGAAAGTGTCGGCTTCGGTGCTGCCACTGTTGGGGGTGAAGCCGGTGATCGGCCGACTATTCACCGCCGACGAAGACACAACCGACCCTGACGGTGCTGCGCTAATCTCGTGGGACTTCTGGCAAGCGCGTTTTGGCGGCCGCGAGGACGTTGTAGGGCAGACATTGGGCCTCACCTACACTTACCTCGACCACCACGTTCGAACGGTCGTGGGAGTCCTGCCGCAGTCGGTCGCGATGCAGGGACAAATCCCCGAGGTGGTTCTCCCCTGGGTGTACCGCCATGGTCGAGCTTGGACCGCCCGACGCTCCGGGTGGTGGCCCGCCTTGTCTCGCCGGATGCCTTTGACGCGGCGAGATCGGGCGCTTCGGAGTTCGTGCCGCTCTTGACGAAGACGAGATGGCCACTCGAAGCGCGGGTGGTCAAAGTGGCCGACGATATTTTTTGGTGAGGGCCACCGAGACCAACCCTCTGGGTTGGGCCGCCTTGATCGTCTTGATCGTTGCTGTGGGTAGTGCGACGGCTATCGCCACATCCGATATCGTGGAGCGCCGCAGCGAATTGGCGTTACGAATCGCGATCGGGGCGACGCCCCGCCGCGTCCTTATGCAGTCGTTCGCCCGTCAGGCTGTCCTCATCTCCGCGTCCCTCGCCTTGGCCGGGCCCGTCGCATTCTGGCTGGTCCGATATGCCGTGGCTACGCTGCTCCCCTCGCTGACCTCGCTCGGCGTGAGTATCGGGGACTGGACGTCGTTTCCGCTGTCACTTCTCGGCGTTACCACCACAATCCTAACCGCGGCGGCCCTGCCATCTATCGTTGTGGCTCGCAGGCTCGCGGTCGGACCTCCCGTGTCCAGCCTTGCGCGTGCGACCTCGAGGCTCGCTGGGAGTCACCGCCTCCTGCTTGGGCGCAGCTTGCGGCGTGCCTGACATTAGTGGTCTGTGCCTGTCTGCTCGAGCAAACGATCTGGCGCCTGACATCACAGCCCTTGGGGTTCGACCCAAAGGATTTGAAGGTCGTGAATTTCACACCGACGGCATGGCCCACTGACCAAGCGGGCAATCGACTGAACCACTTCAATACCGCCGGATATGCAGACGCTTTGGTGGAATCAGTCCGTCGGCTGCCAGGTGTCAGCGCCGCCGCCGCGGTTCTTGACGCGCCCTTTGCAAGCAACGTTCGAACCATCCAGTTCCTGCTGCCGGGCAACACCGTCCCAACGCGGGTGCCAGTGCAGCATGAATCGAACGGCTATTTTCAGACGATGCGCGTTCGGCTCGTGGCCGGCCGCATGTTCGAGCCCGCGGATCGCGCCTGGTTGCCTCGCTCTGGCAGCGTCAACGTGGTCGTTTCGGAATCATTGGCCCGCCAATTGGGCGACGAGGTACTTGGCGCGAAGCTCATCTTTGCCTCACAGCCCCTACCTGGTGGTTGGGGTGGTTGGAGACGTCACACACGAGGATTACCGTGAAAACGATCTGCCGGCGGTCTACATCCCGTCGAATACCTTCGATTCGATCCAGAGCCTGCTCGTCCGGTCTTCTCCCGGCGTAACGGTCTCGGCCGCTGCGATTCGGCAGGCCGTTCAGGAGTTCGACCCGACGCTCGTCGTCACTGCGGTTCATCCAGTTGCGATGCTGTTGGAGCGCTCACTGGCGGCCGAAGCACTCCGCGCTCGCAGTGCTGAGCTGTTCGGCTCGTCGGC from Acidobacteriota bacterium includes:
- a CDS encoding ABC transporter permease, with the protein product MSWATWQALRDLPAFQDVGAWTRESVVLDRPSRAIVETWKVSASVLPLLGVKPVIGRLFTADEDTTDPDGAALISWDFWQARFGGREDVVGQTLGLTYTYLDHHVRTVVGVLPQSVAMQGQIPEVVLPWVYRHGRAWTARRSGWWPALSRRMPLTRRDRALRSSCRS